In Bacillus thuringiensis, the DNA window AGGTCACGATATCACCAATTGCAGCTGTCGGTGTATTCACAGACTTAGTAGCGACAATAGTAGCATTATTAATTTGAGTTGTTATTACGTTACTTAACGTATTGGCGGATGCTGGAGGTAAGTTAGGATTTACGACATACTGGTACGTTGTATTGCTTTGGTTCGGGATAGGATTTGGATTCGGGATAGAATTTACTTGTACTTGGAACGAGATGGTCGTATTTGCATTGGGGTTTATTGGATCAATTGCTATGCCATTTGCTGGATTTACATTAGGGAGTGTATTCCTGTTTACTGTAACACTATTAGGAATAAAAGACGTCCCGTTTGGAATTACATCTGTAAATATTACATTTGATGCAAGTGTGTTCCCGCTATTCGTTAAAGTAGTCGTGTACGTAATAATATCATTTACATTCGCAAACTGTTTATCTGCAGATTTCGTAGAGGTAATCGTAGCGTTATTAATAGTTGTTTGTACAGTGTTAGAAGCAACCATCTGCATTACAGCAGGTTTGGATGGATCGTACGTGTATTGGAATGTTGTGCCCGATTGATTCGTAATCGGATTTAAAGTAGGGATACTTGGTACAGAAATTTGGAATGCAACAGTACGTGATGAATTTGCTCCTATCGTACCGATAAAAATGCTGTTAGCAGGATTTGCATTTGCTATAGGGACACCGTTAATCGTTACAGTATTAGGAATGAAGATGGTACCCGCTGGAATGATATCTGTAAACGTTACATTAGAAGCAGCGATATTCCCGTTATTCGTTAAAATAGTTGTATACGTAATGACATCACCAACATCAGCGAAGTTTGTGCTTGTTAGCTTCGTTGCAACAATATTAGCAGTATTAATTTGTGTCGTTACTATATTACTAGTAGCGTTTCTCACAACAGCAGGTAAATTTGGATCGGCGATAAAGCTATATTGAAGTGCAGCGCTGTTTTGAACTGGATCTGGTAAAGGTAAACTATTTGCACTAATTTGGAAAACAATGGTTGTAATACCACCTGCTGGAATCGTACCAACTTGAAGACCAACACTTGGATCTACACCTAGCTGTAAAGTACCACCTATAAAAATACTATTTGGTACGAGAGTCGTACCAGGAGGTAGAATATCTGTAACGATTACATTATTTGCTGGAGTATTCCCAGGATTAGCTAGGGCAATAGTATATGTGATCGGTTGCCCAACATCTGCAATAGTTAAATCTACCTGTTTGACAATAACTACATTTGCTAAGTTGATTTGTGTACTGACAGTATTACTTAAAGATGTTTCTATAGTTGGTGGATCGCCTGGATTTAGAATAAAGCTATATTGTGTACTAGCTGAATTTATTGTTGGGTTTTGTGTTGGTAAAGAAGTGACAGTTACTTGATAAGAGACTGTCAGTGAGCCGTTAGCAGGAATGGAAGGTAACGGAACACCGAGATTTGGATCGGCGTTATTTTGGAGTACACCATTAATAAGGAAAGTGTTTTGGATAAAGGTAGTACCGTCTGGATTCGTATCTACGAAAGTAGGACTATCAGCAGAAACGCTTCCTGCATTCGTCAAAACAACGGTATAAGTTAATATATCCCCTACAGTAGCGAACGCTCGATCCGCTGTTTTGGTTGAAATGACATTTGCATCGTTTACTTGAGTAAATGTAGTAGTTGAAGTAGTGTTCTTACTTACAGGTGAAGCGTTTGGATCAACGATAAAGTTATAGGAAATGGAAGCGCTATTTGAAATGGGATTTGGGTTTGGAATGCTAGTTATTACTACTTGGAATGAAGCTGTAATTGTAGTAGTAGCATTGATGCTACCAATGCTGATGCTAGCTGGTGTTGCTCCCGGCTGAGTGATACCGTTAACTATAACACTGTTCGGTACAAAGGTAGTACCGTTCGCAATTGGGTCGGATAGTAATACGTTGTTCGCTGTAACATTTCCATTGTTTGTAAGAGAAAAAGTGTAAGTTAATATATCTCCAACTTCCGCAAATGTTTTATCTACAGATTTAATAGCTTGAAGGTTTGCTAGTCTAATTGCGGATGTAACAGCATTAGAATTTGCAGTTTTTGAGGTGGGTGGCAGACTTGGATTTACAGTATATAGATAAGAGGCGAAAGCATTATTAATGATAGGGTTTTGGGCGGTAATATTGATGACTGTTACCTGGAAAGAAAGGGTAAAAGTAGCTCCGCCAGGAATTGTGCCGATAGGTAAAGCAACTAGAGAATCTACATTTTGCAAAACTCCGTTTAGTGTTACAGTACCAGCCGTCAATATCGTTCCATTTGGAAGTGGATCTGTTAGTTGTACGTTAGTTGCAGCTGTATTTCCACTGTTTGTAATAAGAATTGTATAATTGATTGTTTCGCCAATTGTAGCAAATTGTTTATTTGTTGATTTTGTTAATGTTACATTGGCATTGTTAATTTGAGTGGAAACGAGATTAGAAGAAATGTTTTTTATAATGGGTGATTGACTTGGATTGACAGTGTACTGATAAGAAGCACTTGAACCATTAGATACGGCATTTGAAGCTGGTATTGTGTTTACTACTACTTGAAATGAAACATTTTTAGTTGTGCCAGTTGGAATCGATCCAATGTTCACACCGTTAGCGGGATTTGCTCCCACTTGTGTCGTACCATCTATCGTTAAACTGTTGAGAACAAAAGTTGTTCCAGTAGGAATGATATCTGTAAAAATAACGTTGTTCGCATTCGTATTACCTGTACCTGTAAAGGAAACGGTGTACGTTAGTGTATCACCAATATCTGCAAAATTTTTATCTACTGCTTTCGTCATGGTGACAGTAGCATTATTCACTTGAGTGGATACGGTATTAGTTGTATCAGTCCCGCTTACTGCCGGTTGATTTGGCACAGGAATGTATTGATATGTTGTTGTACCACTATTTAATATTGGATTTGTTTGGGGAATAGAAGGAACGAATACTTGAAATGAAACAGTAGTCGTAGAATTAGCAGCAATAGATCCAATTGATATACCAGTAGCGGGATTTGCTCCTGCTTGAGTAACCCCGTTAACAGTTACACTCCCTGGAATGAAAGTAGTCCCGCTAGGAATCGGATCCGTATATATAACGTTCGTTGCAGCGATATTTCCTATATTAGCTAAGGAAATACTGTAAGTTAATGTTTCACCAATGTCAGTAAAGATTTTGTTAACTGATTTTGTTCCATTAATATCGGCGAGGTTAATTTGTGTTCCAGCAGAGTTGCTTGTTGCAAGACCGTTAAAGGTTGTTCCTCCAGCAATTGGTGTATATTGAAATGTAATATTAGCAGTGTTAGAAATCGGATTTGGGTTTGGAAGAGAGACGACAGTCGCTTGGAAAGTTACGGTACGAGAAGCGTTGTTATTAATTGTTCCAAGAGATATACCAGCAGCAGGATTTGCATTTGTCTGTGGTACGTTATCTACTGTTACAGTGCCAGGTATAAAAGAAGTACCGTTAGGGAGACTATCTATAAAAATAGCATTATTGGCGGGAAGAAGCCCGGTGTTAGGGATAGTAACGGTATAAGTGAGAATATCTCCAATTGCAGCAACACTTTTATTCACGCTTTTCGTTGCTTGTATATTAGGTGAATTTATGTTGATTTGTAAGCCGACTGTATTTAACATATATGCATCTCCGTTAGTTGTTAAACGGATTGCGGCGGAGACTTGAGAGTTTGTTAAATAAGGAGAAATATCAATAGAAGTAATGTCCCAACCTTGCCGGCCTGCGGAGATATTTGTACTTGTAGAAGCACTTTGATTTCGTGTTCCGAATGTCCCCGTTGTATCTAAATTTCCGGCAGCATTATTAATTTGAGAACCAAAGAAATTATTTATAGCATTATTTGGTCCAGATAAAGCATTTAATGAACTGAAATTGGGTCCAAATAAAGCTTGATCCCCGGTTAAATCAGCATCTCCTTCGGTAGAACTTAAAAATAATCTCCCGCTTACAGGTCCTCCTGAAGGTGTTAAAAATCCTGAGACTGATACATCGGCACTACCAGTTTCCACAGAAACACGGTTACCAGCTACGTAAATTGTTAAATTTCTTGCAGGTAAGGAACCGTTTTGATAAGCGACAATGAGCGTCCATCCAGAAGAATTGATAGCCCCATTAGAAGCATCTAAAGGATCAACAAGTCCAGGGACAGAGCCGGTTGTATAAGAGCCAGATCCAGCAGCTTGGACGAGGGATGTTACATCTGCGGATCGCGTATAGAATCCAAATGTGACAGATCCAGAAACGAATGTTTGATTTGAAGCTGTAACAGCTGAAGGAGTAATCGAGTATGTTGATACAGGTGTTGTGAAAGAAACAGGATTCCCTAAAACACTCGTAATATTTTGATCACGAGATAAGTAGTTTCCGCCCCAAACAAGTTCTGCGTAAAGAATAGTACTACCAGCAGGGATATTTAAAATAGCGGTAGAACTATTTTGTGTATAGTTTAACGTAGTACCAGCAGGAAAAGTCGTAACTTGTAAAGCGGTATTCGTAGTTATAAACGCCCCAATTGCACCGATTGTACCAGCACGGTTTTGATTACTAATTTTACTTAAGCCTAAAGTGTTTCCTGTAATAGCGAGTGCGCCGTTAGTGGTGGTAGAAAATCGATTTGTAATTGGCATGTTGTCACCTCATTTACAATATAGTTTTGGTCAAAATAGGATATGTGTGTGACAAATAAAGGGAAACATGTACAAGTTGATTTGGTAATAATGATTTAAATGTCTAGATAAGGGGATGGAGTATGATTGAATTAGAAATTAGGTTGGAGCGTCTTAAGGAAGAACAAATAGGCGATATTGTAGCGTTATCTTCTTATATTGGATGGGATTATAACAGAGAAGAAATTGAGACTATTTTTGATTCAGGTATCGTATATGGTGCGTGGAATGAGAGGGAGAACCTAATTGCTAGCGCAGCAATAATATTATATGGGGAGAAATTAGCGTCTATCGGAATGGTCATTGTACATCCAGATTATAAGGGGAGAGGGATTGGAAAGGCGATAACGAATTCATGTATTAAGAGCGTATCGGTTCAAACTCCCATTATGCTTATTGCTACGGATGAGGGAAAGCCTCTATATGAAAAATTAGGATTTAGAGTAGTAAGCTATGTTTCTAAATACATATGTAACTCGTACAATGTGAATGATTATTGTGTAGGAAATGAAGATTATATGATGAATTATGAAGAGTGTGATTTAGAAGAAATAATAAAATTGGATGAGTGTGCGTTTGGAACAAATAGAGAAGAGTTTTTAACGAAAAGAATGATGCAAAGTGAACAGTGCATCGTTGTAAAGGACAAGGAACAAAATGTATTAGGTTATGGTTTAAGTATACAAACACCAGAAAATAAAATAATAGGACCAGTCGTTGCAAGAGATGATGCGATGGCAATGAGGATTGTACATTATTTAGCAAGAGGGCATCATGGTAAATTAAGAATGGATGTACCAGAAGGAAAGAAAGATTTTGTGAAAGAATTAGAGATTACTGGTTTTCAAAAGGTTAATACACCACCAATTATGATGAAAAATAGCGATAAATTATTAAAAAGGAGTAATGAACTGTATAGCATTGCAGCACAAATTTTTGGATAAAAAAGAATCCTTCTGAATGAAGGATTCTTTTTATTAATCACGGTATTGATCATGAATAGGTTGAAAAAGGTCTTCCTCGACATCTCTAACAACTGAAAAATGATCAACATTATAATGACCATGTAGAGTTTTATTATGATGACCAATGATTTGCTCTGCAGATAATACGTTAGAATCAGTTGTGGAATGACCGTTTTTAATTAATGTAACGTCAAATCCTTGTACAGTCGCCGTTCTAACAGCGGTATCGATACAATGTTCTGTTTTACATCCACCGATAACGATATGGCTAATTTTTTCTTCTTTTAAAAGTTCGAGTAAAGAGGTGCCATAGAATGCGTTTGTTGCTGCTTTATTAATAAGGATTGCAGACTTAGGTACTTTAATTTGATTATGTACTTCAAATCCTTCTCCGCTGCCAGAAGCAACATCAATATCTCTTACGAAAACAATAAGGGCATTTGCATCTATTGCTTTCTGTACGGCTGTATTTAATGTAGATAATAACTCGGTTTTACGAAAAACTTCTTTTTCTTGTTCATTTCCATCCATTAATTCTTGCTGCGCATCGATAATTAATAGTGCCTGTTTCATCGTGTCTCCCCTTTAATCTGAAATAAGTTCCACTGTACATATTCCGTTATATTGATAGGAAATCCTTCATTGCAAGCGAAGTAGACGATAGATTTACAAAGTTGTCAAATAAATTTCATTCTCTTAGCGTGTAAAAACATGTATGATAGGAGATGGAGAATTTTTGAGTAGGTGGGAATAACATGCAAACAGTAGAGGATTATCTTTCATTCTTACATACGAAAGGATTTAAATTATCAGAGGAAGCACAAGGGTTTATTATGTTCGGACAAGGATATACTGGTGCATCTGATGGAATTGTGAACGCGGCAATAGAAGCGACAATTAAACATCAATTACAGTTCGATGGAAGTTATTTTGTTGCGTTATTAGAACGATTGAAAGAAGAAGATATTACAGATAAAAAAAGCGCTAAGGCTTTTATGCGGAAGTTACAAGCGTAACTTCACGCAGCCTGCGCTTCTTTTTTTGTTTTGGAAGGTAATTCAACAAAAATCATGCCTAGGAAAATACATAAGCATCCGATAATAGCAGAAATAGAAAGTTGTTCGTTTGCAACGAGAACGCCTGTTAAGGCAGCAAAAACGGGCTCCATTGCGAAAATAATTGCTACTCTCGTTGGAGACGTATGTTTTTGTGCGGATGTTTGAATGAAAAAAGCAATGGATGTCGCGAATAGGGAAGTTAGGAATAGAGCAAATAAAAAGGAAGAATTCGTCCATAGTGCTACTGAAAATAACTTTTCCCAATCTTCAAACAAAAAGGCGCAAATAGAAGAAAAAATCCCGACAGCTAATACTTGCGACGTGCTTAACAATAAAGGTGATATTTTCTTAGAGAAGAAGCCGTTAACAAGAATATGAGCAGCGAAAGCAACTGCACAACCGAGAACGAGTATATCTCCTATATTTAATTGAAAAGAATCACCAGCTGTTAATAAGTATAGCCCTGCTGTTGCTACAGCAATGCCAATTACGATAAAAATGGTAGCTTTTTGCTTTAAAAAGATAAAAGACAAAATTGGTACCATAACGATACTAAGCCCCGTTAAAAAACCAGCTTTTGAAGAAGTTGTATAAAGTAAGCCGAATGTTTGTAATACATAGCCAACGCATAAA includes these proteins:
- a CDS encoding DUF6123 family protein; this translates as MQTVEDYLSFLHTKGFKLSEEAQGFIMFGQGYTGASDGIVNAAIEATIKHQLQFDGSYFVALLERLKEEDITDKKSAKAFMRKLQA
- a CDS encoding cysteine hydrolase family protein; protein product: MKQALLIIDAQQELMDGNEQEKEVFRKTELLSTLNTAVQKAIDANALIVFVRDIDVASGSGEGFEVHNQIKVPKSAILINKAATNAFYGTSLLELLKEEKISHIVIGGCKTEHCIDTAVRTATVQGFDVTLIKNGHSTTDSNVLSAEQIIGHHNKTLHGHYNVDHFSVVRDVEEDLFQPIHDQYRD
- a CDS encoding DMT family transporter, translating into MKKDWVAPLALLFVSFIWGATFVVVQNAMSFVGPFTFNGIRFLFAGIILLFVQMIFSKKTSKQDIKQSSLAGLIVGFFLCVGYVLQTFGLLYTTSSKAGFLTGLSIVMVPILSFIFLKQKATIFIVIGIAVATAGLYLLTAGDSFQLNIGDILVLGCAVAFAAHILVNGFFSKKISPLLLSTSQVLAVGIFSSICAFLFEDWEKLFSVALWTNSSFLFALFLTSLFATSIAFFIQTSAQKHTSPTRVAIIFAMEPVFAALTGVLVANEQLSISAIIGCLCIFLGMIFVELPSKTKKEAQAA
- a CDS encoding GNAT family N-acetyltransferase, which encodes MIELEIRLERLKEEQIGDIVALSSYIGWDYNREEIETIFDSGIVYGAWNERENLIASAAIILYGEKLASIGMVIVHPDYKGRGIGKAITNSCIKSVSVQTPIMLIATDEGKPLYEKLGFRVVSYVSKYICNSYNVNDYCVGNEDYMMNYEECDLEEIIKLDECAFGTNREEFLTKRMMQSEQCIVVKDKEQNVLGYGLSIQTPENKIIGPVVARDDAMAMRIVHYLARGHHGKLRMDVPEGKKDFVKELEITGFQKVNTPPIMMKNSDKLLKRSNELYSIAAQIFG